Below is a window of Enterococcus gilvus ATCC BAA-350 DNA.
CCTTTTTGAAGTTTGTTCAAAAAAGTGTTGCCATCGCTTTATGCGACTTTGTTATAATAACTGGTAACCAATTATTTGTCAACAACTTTTTTTAGGTGCTCCGAAAGATTTTTTTCTGCTTCAGAACATAGATTAATATAGCAGTTTTAATGAGTCTGGTCAACGGAAAAATAGCTATTTTATCGACTTTTTTTAAAAGCGATAGATAAAGGTATATATATAGATTTTGTTCGCTTTTCCATTTTAGAAAGCACTCTTTTCTTTGCTATAATAAATTAATCTTCGTCATTTTATTTTTGATTTTTCCTTAACTCATGATGCTGTCTTTCGCCTTCCCGTGATTTCTTTGGTAAAATATGGATGTAATTACTTTTTTATGGACGGAGGAACATTTAATGAAAGTATTGGTTGCAGATGATGATAAAGAAATTGTAGAACTGCTGAGTATTTATTTACACAACGAAGGTTATGAAGTTGTTAAAGCATATGATGGAAAAGAAGCCTTAAGCAAGCTTCGTACAACAAATGATATCGACTTACTTATATTAGATATTATGATGCCCGTTATGGATGGCATGCAAGTTGTTAAAGAATTGAGAAAGGAATCTCAAATCCCTATCATAATGCTTACTGCTAAAACAACAGATATGGACAAAATCAAAGGATTAGTCGCTGGTGCTGATGATTATGTAACAAAACCGTTTAACCCTTTAGAGGTGATGGCGCGAGTGAAGTCTCTACTACGTCGAACACAGATGCACGTTGCTGAAGATCAACCAGACATTCTTGAAATTCAATCCTTGATTATCAATAAAGATTCACACGAAGTAACGACGGTCGATGGAAAAGAAATTCAACTAACTGCCCTAGAGTTTGGAATTCTTTACTTATTAGCAAGTCATCCCAATCGTGTTTTCAGTGCGGACGAAATTTTTGAACGTGTATGGAAACAAGAAAGTATCGTCTCAGCAAAAACGGTCATGGTCCATGTCAGCCACTTACGTGATAAGATCGAAGAAGCG
It encodes the following:
- a CDS encoding response regulator transcription factor, which produces MKVLVADDDKEIVELLSIYLHNEGYEVVKAYDGKEALSKLRTTNDIDLLILDIMMPVMDGMQVVKELRKESQIPIIMLTAKTTDMDKIKGLVAGADDYVTKPFNPLEVMARVKSLLRRTQMHVAEDQPDILEIQSLIINKDSHEVTTVDGKEIQLTALEFGILYLLASHPNRVFSADEIFERVWKQESIVSAKTVMVHVSHLRDKIEEATDGEKVIQTVWGVGYKIDAK